From the Oleiphilus messinensis genome, one window contains:
- a CDS encoding KdsC family phosphatase: protein MMKSILDRAKGIQLLGLDVDGVLTDGRLYFSAQGDELKAFNILDGHGIKMLQKHGVVVCIITGRKSPLTEKRASDLGIKHLLQGREDKLIALKELSEQLNINFPHIAYVGDDLPDLSAIRASGLGITVPNAHPFVRKHADWTTPSRGGEGAIREVCDMILDAKGLLEDLHETYL from the coding sequence ATGATGAAATCAATACTCGACAGAGCAAAGGGCATTCAACTGCTGGGCCTCGATGTAGATGGCGTACTGACAGATGGCCGGCTTTATTTCTCGGCCCAGGGGGATGAATTGAAAGCATTCAATATCCTGGACGGACACGGCATAAAAATGCTTCAAAAGCACGGCGTGGTGGTTTGCATTATCACCGGTCGAAAGTCACCATTAACCGAAAAGCGCGCTTCTGATTTAGGCATAAAACATCTGCTGCAAGGACGTGAAGACAAGCTGATTGCACTGAAAGAATTATCGGAACAACTGAACATCAATTTTCCGCATATCGCTTACGTGGGAGACGATCTCCCGGACCTGAGTGCCATTCGAGCCTCAGGACTGGGCATTACGGTGCCAAATGCACACCCGTTCGTACGGAAACATGCGGATTGGACGACACCATCTCGCGGCGGCGAAGGGGCCATCAGAGAAGTTTGTGACATGATACTGGATGCAAAAGGATTACTTGAAGACCTCCATGAGACTTATCTTTAA
- the hpf gene encoding ribosome hibernation promoting factor, producing MQLNISGHHVELTDALKDYVNSKLSKLERHFDHISNVQVTLSVEKLRQIAEATIHASGADIHATAEHEDMYAAIDALLDKLDRQVLKHKEKIVARAHGASAR from the coding sequence ATGCAACTAAATATTTCTGGACATCACGTTGAACTAACCGATGCACTGAAAGATTACGTCAACAGCAAATTAAGTAAACTAGAGCGACACTTTGACCACATCAGTAATGTTCAGGTCACTTTATCCGTTGAAAAGTTGCGCCAGATCGCTGAAGCCACCATTCATGCCAGCGGTGCTGATATCCACGCGACTGCAGAGCATGAAGATATGTATGCAGCCATCGACGCATTGCTCGATAAACTGGATCGCCAGGTACTCAAGCACAAAGAAAAAATCGTGGCGCGTGCGCACGGAGCCTCTGCCAGGTAA
- a CDS encoding KpsF/GutQ family sugar-phosphate isomerase produces MQNQNFKSSALKAIKIELAAIEALTSRINDDFATACDLMFNCKGRVIVTGMGKSGHIGKKIAATLASTGTPSFFVHPGEASHGDLGMITGSDVVIAISNSGNTAEVLTILPLIKRMGAPLISMTGSPSSSLAQEANANLDVSVETEACPLGLAPTSSTTATLVMGDALAIALLEARGFSEEDFAFSHPGGSLGKRLLLKVADIMHTGRLIPKVQEHASLSEALLEMTQKGLGMTTIQDTDNRLLGLFTDGDLRRALDKGIDVHGTNIEQVMNRNCTTITKDVLAAEALSVMEEKKINGLIVTSQSGEVVGALNMHDMLRAGVI; encoded by the coding sequence ATGCAAAATCAGAATTTTAAATCTTCCGCATTAAAAGCCATCAAAATAGAGCTCGCCGCTATCGAAGCGCTCACGAGCCGGATCAATGATGATTTTGCCACGGCATGCGACCTGATGTTTAACTGCAAAGGACGCGTTATCGTAACCGGTATGGGCAAATCGGGTCACATTGGCAAAAAAATAGCGGCCACACTGGCCAGTACGGGAACCCCGTCATTTTTTGTTCATCCGGGAGAAGCAAGTCACGGGGACCTCGGAATGATTACAGGAAGTGACGTCGTAATTGCCATATCCAATTCCGGAAACACTGCAGAAGTGCTGACAATACTGCCACTGATCAAGCGCATGGGCGCGCCACTGATCAGTATGACGGGTTCGCCTTCTTCCTCGCTCGCCCAGGAAGCCAATGCCAATTTGGACGTAAGTGTTGAAACTGAAGCCTGCCCACTCGGACTCGCCCCGACATCCAGTACGACCGCCACATTAGTTATGGGTGACGCACTTGCAATTGCTCTTCTCGAAGCACGCGGCTTCAGTGAAGAAGATTTTGCCTTCTCTCACCCCGGGGGTAGCCTGGGCAAACGCTTACTACTAAAGGTTGCCGATATCATGCATACCGGGAGGTTGATTCCAAAGGTGCAAGAACATGCCAGCCTGAGTGAGGCATTATTGGAAATGACCCAAAAAGGACTTGGCATGACCACGATACAAGATACAGACAATAGACTATTGGGACTGTTCACAGACGGCGATCTACGGCGCGCTCTGGACAAGGGTATTGATGTACACGGAACCAACATTGAACAAGTGATGAACCGAAACTGCACGACTATCACCAAGGATGTCCTCGCAGCGGAAGCACTTTCCGTAATGGAAGAGAAAAAAATCAATGGCTTAATTGTCACCAGTCAGTCTGGAGAAGTTGTGGGTGCACTGAATATGCACGACATGCTCAGGGCCGGTGTGATCTGA
- a CDS encoding carbon-nitrogen hydrolase family protein, producing MASETNQSARYEVAVIQMVSTANLKQNLDSARGLVEQAARKGANLVLLPENFALIESADLLRAGQDEAQTDFIRNTLSQWAKEFGIWLIGGTLPCSKRPGGERIEKVRAVCYVFDPLGEVRGRYDKIHLFDVDVGDVQGQYRESEKIEPGDRLVTVDTPFGKIGLSVCYDLRFAEFFSAYKKLGVDLIVVPAAFTYRTGQAHWESLLRARAIENQFIVLAANQGGRHSAKRETWGHSMIIDPWGTVLACQEQGEGVSVAAIDLDGIRELKARMPQDAHRRWHLFESN from the coding sequence GTGGCAAGCGAAACAAACCAAAGCGCCCGTTATGAGGTCGCCGTGATTCAAATGGTGAGTACGGCGAATCTGAAGCAGAACCTTGACAGTGCGAGAGGGTTGGTGGAACAAGCCGCTCGTAAAGGTGCAAACCTGGTTTTATTACCGGAAAATTTTGCATTGATTGAGTCTGCTGATTTGTTACGTGCTGGGCAGGATGAAGCTCAAACCGATTTTATCAGAAATACACTAAGTCAGTGGGCGAAGGAGTTTGGTATCTGGCTCATCGGCGGGACGCTCCCCTGTAGTAAAAGACCCGGTGGTGAACGGATAGAGAAAGTACGTGCTGTTTGTTACGTGTTCGACCCATTGGGGGAGGTTAGGGGGCGATACGATAAAATCCACTTGTTTGATGTTGATGTCGGTGATGTTCAAGGTCAATACCGAGAGTCGGAAAAGATCGAGCCGGGTGATCGTCTTGTGACTGTCGATACGCCCTTCGGTAAAATCGGACTGAGTGTTTGTTACGATCTCCGCTTCGCTGAGTTTTTCTCAGCTTATAAAAAGCTGGGGGTCGATCTGATTGTTGTTCCCGCTGCCTTTACATATCGAACCGGGCAGGCACACTGGGAGTCGCTTCTGCGGGCGAGAGCGATTGAAAATCAGTTTATTGTTCTCGCAGCAAATCAGGGAGGAAGGCATTCGGCCAAGCGTGAAACCTGGGGGCATTCAATGATTATTGATCCCTGGGGAACCGTACTTGCCTGCCAGGAACAGGGTGAGGGTGTGAGTGTGGCCGCAATTGATCTGGATGGCATACGAGAATTAAAAGCCCGTATGCCTCAGGATGCGCACCGAAGGTGGCATTTATTCGAATCGAATTGA
- the lptC gene encoding LPS export ABC transporter periplasmic protein LptC yields the protein MTDKRSLIRTFALAITCTALVALLYTSDEPELPENYKATDENEPDAFVVNGSYLEFDETGNLALQLESHQGVHFPNADQSIVGTPSVKIYQENQVPWVVNASQGQYFQEDRKLILSGDVNITRSNSNDPPLRFSTEELTLYSDTQFITTDKPVKLEDRLGTTEATGMNAWVKERRVELLSKVRGTYAQDPTHAQEPKE from the coding sequence ATGACAGACAAGCGCAGCCTGATTCGAACATTTGCCTTGGCAATAACCTGCACCGCATTAGTCGCACTACTCTACACAAGTGATGAGCCGGAGTTACCGGAAAATTACAAGGCAACTGATGAAAATGAACCTGACGCCTTCGTTGTCAACGGCTCATATCTGGAATTTGATGAAACCGGCAACCTTGCATTACAACTCGAATCCCACCAGGGCGTTCATTTTCCTAACGCAGATCAAAGCATTGTAGGCACTCCGTCCGTTAAAATTTACCAGGAGAATCAGGTTCCATGGGTGGTAAACGCCAGTCAGGGTCAATACTTCCAGGAAGACAGAAAACTGATACTCTCCGGCGACGTCAATATCACCCGTAGCAACAGCAATGATCCACCATTGCGATTCAGTACTGAAGAACTCACACTATACAGCGACACTCAGTTTATTACCACGGACAAACCCGTCAAACTGGAAGACCGACTCGGCACGACAGAAGCTACCGGCATGAACGCCTGGGTTAAAGAAAGGCGGGTTGAGCTTCTGTCAAAAGTTAGAGGAACCTATGCCCAAGATCCGACGCACGCTCAAGAGCCAAAGGAGTAA
- the lptA gene encoding lipopolysaccharide transport periplasmic protein LptA: MPKIRRTLKSQRSNSLAMHRFQPLISCLCIMMLGAPAALALTAGSDDPIRIEANQASLDDSKGIATYVGRVVVTQGPSKLEADRVVIFTENNQLVRIEAHGDPAHFTQLDTAKAQQTDAYGDQIIYEQREELLKLLHNAKLQQGKNSFQGDMIEYDTINRIVNAKGSEAGDGKNTRVELIIHPQSRETSADQKSAQPTDSEDSAQN; this comes from the coding sequence ATGCCCAAGATCCGACGCACGCTCAAGAGCCAAAGGAGTAATTCACTCGCCATGCATCGATTCCAACCCCTTATTTCCTGCCTGTGCATTATGATGCTGGGTGCACCCGCCGCCCTGGCCCTGACTGCAGGCAGTGACGACCCTATTCGGATTGAGGCCAATCAGGCATCACTTGACGATAGTAAAGGCATTGCGACTTATGTGGGCCGCGTTGTTGTTACTCAGGGCCCCAGCAAACTCGAAGCCGACAGAGTTGTCATTTTTACCGAGAACAATCAACTCGTCAGGATTGAGGCCCATGGGGATCCGGCCCACTTTACTCAGCTGGACACAGCAAAGGCACAACAGACGGATGCTTACGGCGACCAGATTATTTACGAGCAACGCGAGGAGCTGCTGAAGTTACTCCACAATGCCAAGCTGCAACAAGGCAAAAACAGCTTCCAAGGCGATATGATCGAATACGACACGATCAACCGAATTGTCAATGCGAAAGGATCGGAGGCAGGAGACGGCAAAAATACCCGAGTTGAGTTAATCATCCATCCCCAAAGCCGAGAAACGTCTGCGGATCAAAAGTCTGCACAACCCACAGACAGTGAAGATTCAGCCCAAAACTGA
- the yjgA gene encoding ribosome biogenesis factor YjgA: MNNDFESGQDWEDEEFISKSQVKREMVALQKLGERLVAMKSSALNEVPMSEELRAAIDHAQAINAKEAKRRQLQFIGKLMRREDADAISASIEQFDTSSERYARELHLLENWRERLLTDNKALTEFLNEYPQVDIQALRNLIRAAQKDLKNGKNTGQQKKLFRLLKESIRFE; the protein is encoded by the coding sequence ATGAATAACGATTTCGAATCCGGGCAAGACTGGGAAGACGAAGAGTTTATCAGTAAATCACAAGTTAAACGGGAAATGGTAGCCCTGCAAAAGCTGGGCGAGCGTTTGGTCGCCATGAAAAGCAGCGCCCTGAATGAAGTCCCGATGAGCGAAGAACTTCGCGCCGCGATCGATCATGCACAAGCGATTAATGCCAAAGAAGCCAAACGACGACAACTACAATTCATTGGAAAGCTGATGCGCCGCGAAGATGCAGATGCAATATCCGCATCAATCGAGCAATTCGATACCAGCAGTGAGCGCTATGCCCGAGAGTTGCATTTACTGGAAAACTGGCGGGAGCGTTTGCTCACTGATAATAAGGCATTAACCGAGTTTTTAAACGAATATCCCCAAGTCGATATTCAGGCGCTGCGAAACCTGATCCGTGCCGCACAGAAAGATTTGAAAAACGGCAAGAACACAGGGCAGCAGAAAAAACTGTTCCGACTCCTCAAAGAGTCAATTCGATTCGAATAA
- the rapZ gene encoding RNase adapter RapZ, which yields MKLIIISGRSGSGKSTALNVLEDVGYYCIDNLPIGLLFPLTEEALTNKTQQLSKIAVSIDARNLSDQLADFNKIYEGLQAKQINFEIIYLDAQSQTLLRRFHATRRKHPLSSSTLSLKEAIEAERELLDPLANLADLSVDTSQLSMYELRDLIKDRVAGHKRQELALLFQSFGFKHGVPADADLVFDVRCLPNPYWDESLRESTGLDQNVIDFLTPYPAVQEMESDIYAYLKKWIPQFEASNRSYMTIAIGCTGGQHRSVFICERVAKRFDAMMDNVQVRHKELAHLTTKPHSH from the coding sequence ATGAAACTGATTATCATAAGTGGCCGTTCCGGCTCAGGGAAAAGTACAGCACTAAACGTTTTGGAAGATGTTGGCTACTATTGCATTGACAATCTTCCAATCGGCTTGCTTTTTCCCCTGACAGAAGAGGCGCTGACCAACAAGACTCAACAACTGAGTAAAATTGCTGTCAGTATTGATGCACGCAACCTCTCAGATCAGCTTGCCGATTTCAACAAGATTTATGAAGGTCTCCAGGCAAAACAGATCAACTTTGAAATCATCTACCTGGATGCCCAAAGCCAGACGTTGCTCCGCCGTTTCCACGCGACTCGACGAAAACACCCATTGAGCAGCAGCACGCTTTCCCTTAAAGAAGCCATCGAAGCCGAGCGGGAATTACTTGACCCCCTCGCAAACTTGGCCGATCTGAGCGTAGATACCAGCCAGCTATCAATGTACGAACTCCGAGACCTGATTAAAGACCGGGTGGCCGGACACAAACGACAGGAACTCGCACTCCTGTTTCAATCCTTTGGCTTTAAACATGGTGTACCCGCTGACGCCGACCTGGTTTTTGATGTACGATGCCTGCCGAATCCATATTGGGATGAATCGCTCCGAGAAAGTACTGGCCTTGATCAGAATGTAATCGATTTTTTAACTCCCTATCCTGCAGTACAGGAAATGGAAAGCGATATCTATGCGTACCTGAAAAAATGGATACCACAGTTTGAAGCTTCCAATCGGAGCTACATGACGATCGCCATAGGTTGCACCGGAGGCCAACATCGCTCCGTTTTCATCTGCGAGCGCGTCGCAAAACGATTTGACGCGATGATGGACAACGTTCAGGTTCGACATAAAGAATTGGCACACTTAACTACCAAGCCTCATTCCCATTAA
- a CDS encoding RNA polymerase factor sigma-54: protein MKASLQLKMGQQLTMTPQLQQAIRLLQLSTLDLQQEIQEALDSNPMLEVEDDSYGNSNDSSETDNSDLKDRNSENESENTYSEGDQDYSGTEAHKNDSSSSDSERADSYNEQSSSSTQDNDDYDPGMETDNWSDSIPDDLPVDTAWDDIYQSNAPAAVGPAGDDDFDFESRNSAGETLQDHLLWQLNLTPMSENDHLIAMSIIDAINGDGYLTTPVEELHSGLESEIEELEVDEVVAVLRRLQHFDPPGVCSRDLQECLLNQLKQLPDDTKWLPQAKLVISHYLNLLGNRDYAQIMRRSRLKEEELKAVIQLIQTLNPKPGQTISDTSPEYVVPDVIVKKESGRWKVELNPDIAPKIRVNNSYASLIRRADSSTDNTFMKDQLQEARWFIKSLQSRNETLLKVASKIVEYQQGFLDHGDEAMKPLVLHDIATAVDMHESTISRVTTQKYMHTPRGIFELKYFFSSHVSTAAGGECSSTAIRAIIKKLIAAESPKKPLSDSKLAQILDEQGIKVARRTIAKYREAMSIPPSNERKRLV from the coding sequence ATGAAGGCATCACTGCAACTGAAAATGGGTCAGCAGCTGACCATGACGCCTCAGCTACAACAGGCGATCAGGCTACTGCAGCTGTCAACCCTGGACCTTCAACAGGAAATTCAGGAAGCCCTGGATTCCAATCCTATGTTGGAGGTTGAAGATGATTCCTATGGCAACTCAAATGACTCGTCAGAAACAGACAACAGTGATTTGAAGGATCGCAACTCGGAGAATGAATCTGAAAATACCTATTCCGAGGGCGATCAGGACTACTCCGGCACAGAAGCACATAAAAACGATTCTTCTAGCTCTGATTCCGAGCGTGCAGATTCATACAACGAACAATCATCCTCATCCACTCAGGACAACGATGATTACGACCCCGGCATGGAAACCGACAATTGGTCTGATTCCATTCCCGATGATTTACCTGTCGATACCGCCTGGGACGATATCTACCAGAGCAATGCCCCTGCTGCTGTAGGCCCGGCCGGTGATGATGACTTTGATTTTGAGTCCAGAAACTCCGCAGGTGAAACACTCCAGGATCACCTGCTCTGGCAACTCAATTTGACCCCGATGTCGGAGAATGACCACCTTATCGCCATGAGCATCATTGATGCTATAAACGGTGATGGCTACCTCACCACGCCTGTGGAAGAACTCCACTCGGGGCTAGAAAGTGAAATCGAAGAGCTGGAAGTTGATGAAGTTGTCGCGGTACTGAGACGCCTGCAACATTTCGACCCTCCCGGAGTATGCAGCCGGGATTTACAGGAGTGCCTGCTAAACCAGCTGAAACAATTACCCGATGATACAAAGTGGCTACCCCAGGCCAAACTCGTAATCAGTCACTACCTGAATTTGCTCGGTAATCGCGATTACGCACAAATCATGCGCCGAAGTCGACTCAAGGAAGAAGAGCTGAAAGCGGTTATCCAGCTTATTCAAACACTCAATCCAAAACCTGGTCAGACCATCAGCGATACAAGCCCTGAATACGTGGTTCCAGATGTGATTGTCAAGAAAGAGAGCGGCCGCTGGAAGGTTGAACTCAACCCTGATATTGCCCCAAAAATCAGAGTAAATAACAGCTATGCCTCACTGATTCGGCGGGCAGACAGCAGTACCGATAACACGTTCATGAAAGACCAGCTGCAAGAGGCCCGCTGGTTTATCAAAAGCCTCCAGAGTCGCAACGAGACCTTACTCAAAGTCGCCAGCAAAATCGTTGAATATCAGCAAGGTTTTCTGGATCATGGTGATGAGGCCATGAAACCCTTGGTTTTACACGATATTGCTACCGCGGTAGATATGCACGAATCGACAATATCAAGGGTGACCACGCAAAAATACATGCACACCCCCAGGGGAATTTTTGAACTTAAATACTTTTTCTCCAGCCATGTCAGCACTGCTGCCGGAGGTGAGTGCTCTTCAACTGCAATTCGAGCGATAATCAAAAAATTAATTGCAGCCGAATCCCCCAAAAAACCCCTAAGCGACAGCAAACTGGCTCAAATACTGGACGAACAGGGAATAAAGGTAGCCCGTAGAACAATCGCCAAATATCGTGAGGCCATGTCAATACCGCCTTCAAACGAGCGGAAACGACTCGTCTGA
- the mgtE gene encoding magnesium transporter translates to MAQTSEGMKSQVEILGEALESGSFKQVARILNHGLSPTDIAHLLESSPPKERNLLWKLVDKDLEGEVLLYLNDDIRAYFLSKLNAQELASVTEDFETDDLVDLLQQLPDTVIEEVLHSMDAQDRQRIEEVLSYQEDTAGGLMNTDTVTIRPDISIDVVLRYLRRHKSLPEMTDSLLVVNRKDDFIGVLPLTTMLVSSPNATVREVMNTDIEAIPVEMTRTDIATLFERRDLVSAPVVNQNGKLVGRITIDDVVDVIREDADHSLMSMAGLDEDEDTFAPVMKTAKRRAVWLGINLITAFIASAVIGLFEQTIEKVVALAVLMPIVASMGGIAGSQALTLVIRGIAVGQIGGSNIRWLLSKEFVVGALNGVLWASVVSVAAIAWFNDPKIGIIIAAAMLINLIAAALAGTSLPLLLKARNIDPALAGGVILTTVTDVVGFMSFLGLATIMYA, encoded by the coding sequence ATGGCTCAAACCTCCGAAGGCATGAAATCACAAGTTGAAATATTGGGAGAAGCCCTCGAGTCAGGCTCTTTCAAACAGGTTGCTCGCATCCTGAATCATGGTTTAAGCCCAACGGACATTGCCCACCTCCTTGAATCCTCGCCACCCAAAGAACGGAACCTGCTCTGGAAGCTCGTCGATAAGGATCTTGAAGGTGAAGTACTTCTCTATCTCAATGACGATATTCGCGCCTACTTTTTAAGTAAGCTGAACGCCCAAGAACTGGCTTCGGTCACAGAAGACTTCGAAACCGATGACTTGGTGGACTTACTTCAGCAACTGCCTGACACAGTCATCGAAGAAGTCCTCCACTCCATGGATGCCCAGGATCGCCAACGAATAGAAGAGGTACTGTCGTATCAGGAGGATACTGCTGGCGGCCTGATGAACACCGATACGGTCACCATCCGCCCAGACATCAGTATTGATGTCGTTTTGCGCTACCTGCGCCGCCATAAATCACTACCCGAAATGACCGATAGTTTATTGGTCGTCAACCGAAAGGATGACTTCATCGGTGTCCTGCCCTTGACGACCATGCTGGTATCCAGCCCAAATGCGACTGTCCGTGAGGTCATGAATACAGACATCGAAGCGATCCCCGTGGAGATGACAAGAACCGATATTGCAACACTGTTCGAACGTCGTGATTTGGTCTCAGCCCCGGTAGTGAATCAAAACGGAAAACTTGTTGGCCGTATCACAATTGACGATGTGGTCGATGTTATTCGGGAGGATGCCGATCACTCCCTGATGAGTATGGCCGGTCTCGATGAAGATGAAGATACCTTTGCCCCGGTTATGAAAACAGCAAAACGCCGTGCTGTCTGGTTAGGTATCAACCTGATTACGGCTTTTATCGCATCCGCTGTTATCGGACTGTTTGAACAAACCATCGAAAAAGTCGTTGCACTCGCTGTGCTTATGCCCATTGTAGCCAGTATGGGTGGCATCGCCGGTAGTCAGGCTTTGACACTGGTAATACGGGGTATTGCCGTCGGGCAAATTGGCGGCTCCAATATACGCTGGCTTTTAAGTAAAGAGTTTGTTGTTGGCGCTCTGAATGGTGTCCTGTGGGCCTCAGTGGTTTCTGTGGCGGCGATTGCCTGGTTCAACGACCCCAAAATTGGCATTATCATCGCCGCAGCCATGCTAATAAACCTGATTGCAGCGGCATTGGCCGGCACTTCACTCCCGCTTTTACTCAAGGCCCGGAATATCGATCCGGCCCTGGCAGGTGGTGTAATTCTGACGACGGTCACCGACGTCGTGGGATTCATGTCATTTCTCGGCCTTGCGACAATAATGTACGCCTGA
- the lptB gene encoding LPS export ABC transporter ATP-binding protein: MSSLTASNLAKSYKKRKVVRDVSLSVNQGEIVGLLGPNGAGKTTCFYMIVGLVNADHGSIVIDGKNITHLPMHGRARAGIGYLPQEPSVFRKLSVKDNLMAILETRKELKQKERENKMEELLQEFHITHIKDSLGMSLSGGERRRVEIARALATEPSFILLDEPFAGVDPISVSDIKQIIKHLKQKGIGILITDHNVRETLDICEKAYIVGDGFIIAEGTATEILNNQKVKEVYLGNEFRL; encoded by the coding sequence ATGAGCAGCTTAACCGCTAGCAACCTGGCCAAAAGTTATAAAAAACGCAAAGTCGTTCGGGATGTCTCTCTCTCGGTCAATCAAGGTGAGATTGTGGGCTTGCTGGGGCCCAACGGTGCAGGCAAAACCACCTGTTTTTATATGATCGTAGGACTCGTTAATGCTGATCACGGGTCAATTGTCATTGACGGCAAGAATATCACCCACCTCCCCATGCATGGTCGTGCGCGCGCGGGAATAGGCTATCTCCCTCAGGAACCATCTGTTTTCAGGAAGCTGTCAGTAAAAGACAATTTGATGGCGATTCTTGAGACACGCAAGGAGCTCAAGCAAAAAGAACGTGAAAACAAAATGGAAGAACTCCTGCAAGAGTTCCACATTACACACATCAAAGACAGCTTGGGAATGAGCCTCTCCGGGGGAGAACGCCGTCGCGTGGAAATAGCCAGAGCCCTGGCGACCGAGCCATCGTTTATATTGCTCGATGAACCCTTTGCCGGCGTCGACCCGATATCCGTTAGCGACATTAAACAAATCATTAAACACTTGAAACAAAAGGGTATCGGAATTCTCATCACAGACCACAATGTCCGTGAAACCCTTGATATTTGTGAAAAAGCGTATATTGTTGGCGATGGCTTTATTATTGCTGAAGGAACGGCTACAGAGATACTGAACAATCAAAAAGTCAAGGAAGTTTATCTCGGCAACGAGTTCAGGCTTTAG
- a CDS encoding HPr family phosphocarrier protein, with amino-acid sequence MLREKITIINQLGLHARASAKLVSTAGRFSAKVSLCKDDRTVDAKSIMSVMLLAASCGMEVEIETDGPDEHDAMEAVKALINDKFGEGQ; translated from the coding sequence ATGCTCAGAGAGAAAATCACCATCATCAACCAACTCGGTCTCCATGCCCGGGCTTCTGCAAAATTGGTCAGCACGGCTGGACGCTTTTCCGCAAAAGTTTCTTTGTGCAAAGATGATCGAACCGTGGATGCCAAAAGCATTATGTCGGTCATGCTCCTGGCCGCATCCTGCGGAATGGAAGTCGAGATCGAAACAGACGGTCCTGACGAGCATGACGCGATGGAAGCGGTAAAAGCCCTCATAAACGATAAATTCGGCGAGGGACAGTAA
- the ptsN gene encoding PTS IIA-like nitrogen regulatory protein PtsN, whose protein sequence is MTDTHITIQSILSPELTLSGVHGSSKKRILEQIAGFIANEFPELDENHIYNSLINRERLGSTGIGQGIAIPHCRLDNSERVIGALLTLQEKVPFDAIDNEPVDLLFVLIVPKEATSEHLDLLSQLAEKFNDPDLCSRLRACTENQELYNTILKS, encoded by the coding sequence ATGACGGATACACACATAACGATCCAGTCGATTCTCTCTCCCGAGCTCACCCTTAGCGGTGTGCACGGGAGCAGCAAGAAGCGAATTCTGGAACAAATCGCAGGTTTTATCGCAAACGAGTTTCCAGAGCTGGATGAAAACCATATATACAATAGCCTGATTAACCGTGAACGACTCGGCAGCACAGGGATCGGACAAGGCATTGCAATCCCCCATTGTCGATTAGATAATTCAGAGCGCGTGATTGGTGCCCTGTTAACGCTTCAGGAAAAGGTACCATTCGATGCAATAGACAACGAACCGGTCGATCTATTATTTGTTTTGATCGTACCGAAAGAGGCTACCAGCGAGCACCTGGACTTACTAAGCCAGTTGGCTGAAAAATTTAATGATCCCGACCTATGCTCTCGCCTCCGTGCCTGCACTGAAAATCAGGAACTCTACAATACAATTTTAAAGTCATAA